Proteins encoded by one window of Corynebacterium amycolatum:
- the ilvA gene encoding threonine ammonia-lyase IlvA, with amino-acid sequence MSENSVPASQTERRLVHAADIQIAQARISSVIAATPLQFSPRLSEITGAKVFLKREDLQDVRSYKIRGAYNAMVQVTDEERAAGVVAASAGNHAQGVAYACRQLGIKGRIYVPNATPKQKRDRIAYHGRDAVEIVVVGDSFDEAAAAARADAQRTGATMVEPFDSFNTIVGQGTVAAEIIAQLSGQGLTLDTICVPVGGGGLLSGVTSYLSDMSPNTQVMGVEPAGAACMRAALENNGPITLGHTDPFVDGAAVARFGDLPWHILEANRNRVHPMIAPEGAVCEAQLDLYQNEGIIAEPAGALSVAALEQMQFEPDEVVVCIISGGNNDVLRYAEIMERSLVYRGLKHYFLVNFPQKPGQLRMFLSDVLGPDDDISQFEYLKRNNRETGAALVGIELRHASDLDELLARMDASPLKCRRLVPGTPEYDFLT; translated from the coding sequence ATGAGTGAGAATTCTGTGCCTGCTTCCCAGACCGAACGCCGACTTGTCCACGCGGCCGATATTCAGATTGCGCAGGCACGAATTTCTTCGGTTATTGCGGCCACTCCGCTGCAGTTCAGCCCACGTCTTTCCGAAATCACCGGCGCTAAGGTATTCCTCAAGCGGGAAGACCTCCAGGACGTGCGCTCGTACAAGATTCGCGGTGCCTACAACGCCATGGTTCAGGTCACCGACGAAGAGCGGGCAGCAGGCGTCGTTGCGGCATCTGCAGGAAACCACGCTCAAGGCGTGGCATATGCCTGCCGTCAGCTGGGTATTAAGGGGCGCATCTATGTGCCCAATGCCACGCCGAAGCAGAAGCGCGACCGTATCGCTTACCACGGCCGCGATGCCGTTGAAATTGTCGTTGTCGGAGACTCCTTCGATGAGGCCGCCGCTGCTGCTCGTGCCGACGCACAGCGCACTGGTGCCACCATGGTGGAGCCATTCGACTCTTTCAACACCATCGTCGGACAAGGCACTGTCGCAGCTGAAATCATTGCGCAGCTCTCCGGTCAGGGGTTGACTCTGGATACCATCTGCGTACCGGTCGGCGGCGGTGGCCTGCTCAGCGGTGTCACCTCTTACCTGTCGGATATGTCGCCGAACACCCAGGTCATGGGCGTGGAACCTGCGGGCGCGGCCTGCATGCGCGCAGCCCTGGAGAACAACGGCCCGATTACGTTGGGGCACACCGATCCGTTCGTCGACGGCGCCGCGGTGGCCCGCTTTGGTGACCTACCCTGGCACATCCTGGAGGCCAACCGCAACCGCGTTCATCCGATGATTGCGCCGGAAGGTGCCGTCTGTGAGGCCCAGTTGGATCTCTACCAGAACGAAGGGATTATCGCGGAGCCCGCCGGTGCGCTGTCTGTGGCAGCTCTGGAGCAGATGCAGTTTGAGCCGGACGAGGTTGTTGTCTGCATCATCTCGGGTGGCAACAACGACGTGCTGCGCTATGCCGAGATCATGGAGCGCTCGCTGGTCTACCGCGGCCTCAAGCACTACTTCCTGGTGAACTTCCCGCAGAAGCCCGGCCAGCTGCGTATGTTCCTCAGCGATGTTCTCGGACCGGATGACGACATCTCGCAGTTCGAGTATCTCAAGCGCAACAACCGCGAAACTGGTGCGGCCCTCGTCGGTATTGAGCTACGTCATGCCTCTGACCTCGATGAATTGCTCGCACGCATGGATGCCTCGCCGCTGAAGTGTCGCCGACTAGTGCCCGGCACACCAGAGTATGACTTTTTGACCTAG
- the treZ gene encoding malto-oligosyltrehalose trehalohydrolase: protein MVLMSNYRVWAPYASEVRLLLGNPDAPAIFDMHPIADATHGYGANSGWFEADVARTPGDRYAFSLRAHAGYGAPDGESGDGSSPAVGDWTIPLPDPRSQSQPDGPHGFSQVVDLGAYKWKDSTWSGRILPGGLIYELHVGTFSDSGDFEGLLEHLDHLIELGVTHIELMPVQPFGGDRNWGYDGVSWHSVHEGYGGPQGLQKLIDACHRKGLAVILDVVYNHFGPDGNYVGFFGPYTAGGSTGWGEVVNLTGDNSDEVRAYILDAVRQWLVDYHVDGLRLDAVHALHDEGAFHILEQMQVVADTVAAETGIPRSLIAESDQNDPRLVRPRAAGGFGLNAQWDDDVHHALHTLISGEDHAYYSDFGSVEALASALETGFWHTGTMSTFRGRTHGRPFDLSVQPMHAFVTYTTTHDQTGNRAVGDRPSMNLTPAQQVLKAAVIACSPFTPMLFQGEEWGASTPFAFFCSHEDPELQRLTREGRLREFARAGWDPKEVSDPSDPETFHRSKLNWQEVSEDSHATILAAYRDLFALRKSHPSLRTPWSASVVTEYDEDNRCLVVVRSQDEREMGARNSDAFETVALVANFSDAETSVSLDSEFGSAHLLHTFEDAAASIVNDEAAGPEISLPAWGYAVVSLS from the coding sequence ATGGTGCTCATGAGCAACTACCGAGTCTGGGCCCCGTACGCTTCCGAAGTCCGTCTGTTGTTGGGTAATCCTGACGCTCCTGCGATTTTTGATATGCATCCAATCGCTGATGCCACCCATGGCTACGGCGCCAACTCTGGTTGGTTCGAAGCTGATGTGGCTCGCACACCGGGGGATCGCTACGCATTTTCGCTGCGGGCACATGCGGGATACGGCGCGCCTGACGGCGAGTCGGGGGACGGCTCCTCCCCCGCTGTCGGCGACTGGACAATACCGCTGCCCGATCCGCGTTCCCAGTCCCAGCCAGATGGCCCGCATGGTTTCTCCCAGGTTGTCGACCTAGGTGCCTATAAGTGGAAGGACTCGACCTGGTCAGGACGGATTCTGCCAGGAGGTCTGATTTATGAGCTGCATGTGGGCACCTTCAGCGATTCTGGTGATTTCGAAGGTTTGCTGGAACATCTAGACCACCTGATTGAGCTGGGGGTAACACACATTGAGCTGATGCCAGTGCAGCCTTTCGGCGGTGACCGTAATTGGGGCTATGACGGTGTGTCCTGGCACAGTGTGCACGAGGGCTACGGTGGCCCGCAGGGACTACAGAAGCTGATTGATGCCTGCCACCGCAAGGGTTTGGCCGTCATTCTTGATGTGGTCTATAACCACTTCGGTCCGGACGGCAACTATGTGGGATTTTTCGGGCCCTACACCGCTGGTGGTTCGACGGGTTGGGGTGAGGTTGTCAATCTCACCGGCGACAACTCTGATGAGGTGCGTGCGTACATTTTGGATGCGGTACGCCAATGGTTGGTGGACTACCACGTCGACGGTCTGCGCCTGGATGCGGTCCATGCCCTGCATGACGAGGGCGCATTCCACATTCTGGAGCAGATGCAGGTTGTCGCAGACACTGTCGCAGCTGAGACTGGTATTCCGCGTTCCTTGATTGCAGAGTCCGATCAAAATGATCCGCGCTTGGTCCGCCCGCGGGCTGCCGGTGGCTTTGGCCTCAACGCTCAGTGGGATGATGACGTCCACCATGCGCTGCACACGTTGATCTCTGGTGAAGACCACGCCTACTACTCGGACTTTGGTTCGGTGGAAGCGCTGGCTAGCGCTTTGGAAACCGGCTTCTGGCATACGGGCACAATGTCGACATTCCGCGGTCGTACTCACGGCCGCCCCTTTGACCTGTCTGTCCAGCCCATGCATGCTTTTGTAACGTACACGACCACGCATGATCAAACGGGTAACCGCGCTGTCGGCGACCGTCCGTCGATGAACCTCACCCCGGCGCAGCAGGTTTTAAAGGCAGCAGTTATCGCCTGCAGTCCTTTCACCCCGATGCTCTTCCAAGGTGAGGAATGGGGCGCCTCTACCCCGTTTGCTTTCTTCTGTTCCCATGAAGATCCGGAGCTGCAGCGGCTCACGCGCGAAGGACGACTACGTGAGTTTGCCCGTGCCGGGTGGGATCCGAAGGAGGTATCCGATCCATCGGATCCAGAGACCTTCCACCGCTCGAAGCTCAATTGGCAGGAGGTTTCGGAGGACTCGCACGCCACTATTCTGGCGGCCTACCGCGATCTCTTCGCGCTGCGGAAGTCCCACCCGTCGCTTCGCACGCCGTGGTCGGCATCTGTGGTGACCGAGTATGACGAGGACAATCGTTGCCTTGTCGTTGTGCGCAGCCAGGATGAGCGCGAAATGGGGGCCCGAAACTCGGATGCCTTTGAAACTGTCGCTTTGGTTGCGAATTTCTCCGACGCCGAAACCAGCGTCAGCCTGGATTCCGAGTTCGGCTCCGCCCACCTGCTGCACACTTTTGAAGACGCAGCAGCCAGCATCGTCAATGACGAAGCTGCTGGTCCCGAAATCTCGCTTCCAGCGTGGGGCTACGCTGTCGTCTCGCTCAGCTAG
- a CDS encoding YigZ family protein gives MDTMTTEPSTSTEATQNQRDIELIVPADGDIVTHEIEIKKSRFITWIARGDDEGSAREVINLAKAEYPDARHHCSAYIHEVVGGNRVERSSDDGEPGGTAGRPMLDVLQGSGMTNVTAVVIRYFGGIKLGTGGLVRAYSDSVSECLEKVTRMRRVQRALRVVSVSAADAGRIEAELRARGYEIVETRWGQNVEFSIAVTAEGIAQLDGEMQALTKGASEPSTDGGEIWWELRA, from the coding sequence ATGGACACTATGACCACCGAGCCATCCACTTCGACCGAAGCGACGCAGAATCAGCGTGACATCGAGCTGATTGTCCCCGCCGACGGTGACATCGTCACGCATGAAATCGAGATTAAGAAATCGCGCTTCATTACGTGGATCGCGCGTGGCGACGACGAAGGCAGCGCCCGAGAGGTCATCAATTTGGCCAAGGCGGAGTACCCGGATGCTCGCCACCACTGCAGCGCATACATTCATGAGGTCGTCGGGGGAAATCGCGTGGAGCGATCCTCAGATGACGGTGAACCCGGTGGTACGGCAGGTCGCCCGATGCTCGATGTGCTGCAGGGCTCTGGAATGACGAATGTCACCGCAGTAGTGATTCGCTATTTTGGCGGCATCAAGTTGGGCACGGGTGGGCTTGTGAGGGCCTATTCGGATTCGGTCTCAGAGTGTCTAGAGAAAGTCACCCGCATGCGGCGTGTGCAAAGAGCCTTGAGAGTAGTGAGTGTTTCCGCTGCAGATGCGGGACGCATCGAGGCAGAATTGCGTGCTCGTGGCTACGAGATTGTGGAAACCCGGTGGGGCCAGAACGTGGAGTTTTCCATCGCGGTGACTGCCGAGGGGATTGCCCAGCTTGACGGAGAAATGCAGGCGCTAACTAAGGGAGCTAGCGAGCCCTCTACGGACGGTGGCGAAATCTGGTGGGAGCTGCGCGCCTAA
- a CDS encoding helix-turn-helix domain-containing protein: MSETVRPRHRMVDRVAAILELVARSNEGLTLTDIAHTLNYPLSTTQGLVNGLTVTGYLDESNKRYTLGMAPFLLNVMAGRRMVNVPTAELEAIHNETGLITVLALPVGGKLFYLKTVGESMRYQYLTENFLPRSLLRTSAGWVLMSRFEKRELWSYLNSARPEDQVYVDDFLRQAGEIAETGVCAAPGIAEGGGVDGVSIAVEEDGATVAAVCVFGRPEKIAENKDELVEILKRHRGAHNGEESPNQG, from the coding sequence ATGTCAGAAACTGTCCGCCCCCGCCACCGCATGGTCGACCGCGTTGCGGCGATCCTCGAACTCGTTGCACGCTCTAACGAAGGCCTAACTCTCACTGACATCGCCCACACGCTGAACTATCCGCTCAGTACCACGCAGGGCCTTGTCAACGGTCTGACCGTTACTGGTTACCTTGACGAGTCCAACAAGCGATACACGCTCGGCATGGCACCGTTTCTGCTCAATGTCATGGCCGGTCGTCGCATGGTCAACGTTCCAACGGCCGAGCTAGAAGCGATTCACAACGAAACTGGACTGATTACCGTGCTGGCGCTGCCAGTTGGTGGCAAACTTTTCTACCTTAAAACCGTCGGCGAATCCATGCGCTACCAGTACCTGACGGAGAACTTCCTGCCGCGCTCACTGCTGCGCACCTCTGCAGGTTGGGTTTTGATGAGTCGGTTTGAAAAGCGCGAACTGTGGTCCTACCTGAACTCCGCGCGGCCCGAAGACCAGGTTTATGTGGATGATTTCCTCCGCCAGGCCGGGGAAATCGCAGAGACCGGAGTTTGTGCTGCCCCGGGTATTGCTGAGGGCGGTGGCGTTGACGGTGTCTCTATCGCAGTGGAGGAAGACGGTGCTACTGTCGCGGCGGTCTGCGTCTTCGGTCGGCCGGAAAAGATTGCGGAAAACAAGGACGAACTGGTGGAAATTCTCAAGCGCCATCGCGGTGCACACAACGGCGAGGAATCCCCGAACCAGGGGTAG
- a CDS encoding RNA-binding S4 domain-containing protein, translating into MPAQQQLSTEPVRIDAWIWAVRLLKTRSLAADACRGGHVKVNGEAVKPSVLVVPGDRVRLWANHREHIVEVTKTVKKRVGAPAARQCYIDHSPTPPPREILASMPMRDRGAGRPTKRDRRQLDRLRGRRS; encoded by the coding sequence ATGCCTGCTCAGCAGCAATTGTCTACCGAACCAGTGCGTATCGATGCCTGGATTTGGGCGGTCAGGTTGCTGAAAACGCGCTCATTGGCCGCAGATGCGTGCCGTGGCGGCCACGTCAAAGTCAACGGCGAAGCCGTGAAACCCTCAGTTCTAGTCGTCCCAGGGGACAGAGTGCGATTGTGGGCAAACCACCGCGAACACATTGTTGAGGTCACCAAGACGGTGAAGAAGCGGGTCGGAGCTCCGGCGGCCAGGCAGTGCTATATTGACCACTCTCCAACGCCGCCTCCGAGGGAGATTCTCGCCTCGATGCCGATGCGCGACCGCGGTGCCGGGCGGCCTACGAAGCGCGATCGCCGTCAGCTCGATCGTCTTCGGGGACGTCGCTCATAG
- a CDS encoding GTP pyrophosphokinase, translating into MTTNRMKDSLADDSREQNRKAQLAEDREVTRALQSKYDSWATRNPTAAQDFVDAIKEILSDAGLAFDNVTARVKSFRSLRQKALRREADGSYVYPDPWHDIHDIIGVRVTTYHSTEIPAIMDALGDSLTVLRTIDKTAETRISGRLGYGSQHLICKVSTAAPAELTPYADMQFEVQLRTVLQHAWAEFEHDIRYKAPEGATDPRIDRAFALAAGLIELADQQFDQVVAVLEESAPDNSANGEGEQPSVPAKTTADDIVVTEETLPGVLTILLPDAPRSKSEHYGWAEELLERNGIRTVGQLRELLNPQRLSAVSKAMKYRFNPGHVRVIDDLLLAARGDKHIKATADTSHNPKRRPARLRARLQQLAEAGMPMSDVPEDDRADGDRAS; encoded by the coding sequence ATGACGACTAATCGGATGAAGGATTCGCTTGCCGACGATTCCCGCGAGCAGAACCGCAAGGCTCAGTTGGCGGAGGATCGAGAGGTTACACGTGCGCTGCAGTCGAAGTACGACTCGTGGGCAACTCGGAACCCCACTGCCGCGCAGGACTTTGTCGATGCGATTAAAGAGATTCTCTCCGATGCCGGTTTGGCCTTTGACAATGTCACAGCGCGGGTGAAGTCTTTCCGCTCATTGCGGCAGAAGGCCCTGCGTCGTGAAGCGGACGGCAGCTACGTCTACCCTGACCCGTGGCACGATATCCACGACATCATCGGCGTGCGTGTAACCACGTACCATTCGACGGAGATTCCCGCGATTATGGATGCGCTGGGAGATTCGCTGACTGTGCTGCGCACGATTGACAAGACCGCGGAGACACGAATCAGCGGCCGGTTGGGATACGGCTCCCAGCACTTGATCTGCAAGGTGTCGACGGCGGCACCAGCAGAGCTAACTCCATATGCGGACATGCAGTTTGAGGTGCAACTGCGCACGGTTCTGCAGCATGCATGGGCAGAGTTTGAACACGATATTCGCTACAAGGCCCCTGAAGGAGCGACAGACCCGCGGATTGATAGGGCCTTTGCGCTGGCCGCTGGTCTTATTGAGCTCGCGGACCAGCAGTTCGACCAAGTCGTTGCCGTGCTGGAGGAATCTGCACCCGACAATTCCGCGAATGGAGAGGGCGAACAGCCCTCAGTTCCGGCAAAGACGACCGCCGATGACATTGTGGTAACTGAGGAAACCCTACCCGGTGTGCTGACGATACTGCTTCCAGATGCACCCCGCTCAAAATCAGAGCACTACGGCTGGGCAGAAGAGCTGCTCGAACGCAATGGCATTCGCACTGTCGGGCAGCTGCGAGAGCTACTTAATCCGCAGCGCCTCAGCGCGGTAAGCAAGGCCATGAAGTACCGCTTTAACCCAGGTCATGTTCGTGTTATCGATGACCTACTACTAGCGGCTCGCGGCGACAAGCACATTAAGGCCACTGCGGATACCAGCCATAACCCGAAGCGTCGACCAGCTCGTTTGCGCGCACGATTACAGCAACTAGCGGAGGCCGGGATGCCTATGAGCGACGTCCCCGAAGACGATCGAGCTGACGGCGATCGCGCTTCGTAG
- the treY gene encoding malto-oligosyltrehalose synthase, giving the protein MSRRPITSTYRLQLRGPKADPNGRAFTFADAAEQVGYLADLGISHLYLSPILTSVPESNHGYDVIDPTTVNPELGGMEELQKLAQVAHKAGLGIIIDLVPNHLGVEEPKLNAWWWDVLTYGKDSQFEPYFDIDWHEDNGANGKMGLPILGSLEDIDKLELDTSGDDPLLRYYDNEFPVRPGTEDGTPQEVHDRQAYRLMYWKDGVIGYRRFFSVNGLAGIRQENPVVFEHTHRIIRELLAADIIDGVRIDHPDGLSNPFGYLSELRRLLGDDKWLVIEKILGAEEPLDPRLQVDGTTGYDALREFDNVFVNRDSRDAMSMLALQQSGSTWDKTAVQATAQALKHDVAAHELAAEVRRLARALRRDNWSISGTSVSDEVLIDTICKLVAAMPVYRSDYVSLSRVASTVIGEMAARFPSRVFALDLISAGLVAGGEAATRFAQVCGAVMAKGVEDTTFYRACRLISLNEVGGDLGRYGMSAAEFHLLQSERARLWPRTMTTLSTHDTKRGEDVRARILQLSDVSGDWAENVRNWMAITPAPDDATGYFLLQNIIGVWPTDGVITDELRERLHDYTIKAIREADVHTSWTEPVEEFELGIRSWIDALLDGPLTDSITEFVRSIAPAALTTSLSRKLLQLVGPGIPDTYQGTEFTEDSLVDPDNRRFVDYDARVAALDKVARDEVTSVTKSPEHPAELPEDFTDADADVAKLMVTHHGVKLRAERPESFVGGAYQPVFSVGVGERHLVGAARGPKGEPEDVIALVTRRPLGLQREGGWGDTTVTLPKGFWTDRFTGHTWSGTIAVASLFSSFPVALLVREDDDD; this is encoded by the coding sequence ATGAGTCGCCGACCAATTACGTCCACCTACCGTCTCCAACTCCGTGGCCCCAAGGCCGATCCAAACGGGCGCGCTTTCACGTTCGCTGACGCGGCTGAACAGGTCGGCTACTTGGCAGACCTCGGAATTTCACACCTGTATCTGTCGCCTATCCTCACTTCCGTACCGGAGTCGAACCATGGCTACGATGTCATCGATCCGACGACTGTGAACCCGGAGCTCGGCGGCATGGAAGAGCTGCAGAAGCTCGCGCAGGTGGCGCACAAGGCCGGTCTGGGCATCATTATCGACCTGGTACCGAACCACCTCGGTGTTGAGGAACCCAAGCTCAATGCCTGGTGGTGGGACGTTCTGACCTATGGCAAGGATTCTCAGTTCGAGCCATACTTCGACATCGACTGGCACGAGGACAACGGTGCCAACGGCAAGATGGGGTTGCCGATTCTGGGCTCCCTGGAAGATATCGACAAGCTGGAGCTCGACACCTCTGGCGATGACCCACTTCTGCGCTACTACGACAATGAATTCCCGGTGCGCCCTGGAACCGAGGACGGCACCCCGCAGGAAGTACATGATCGCCAGGCCTATCGCCTGATGTACTGGAAGGACGGGGTCATTGGCTACCGTCGATTCTTCAGCGTCAACGGTCTGGCCGGCATCCGCCAGGAAAATCCGGTGGTATTCGAGCACACACACCGCATCATCCGCGAGCTGCTGGCTGCGGACATCATTGACGGTGTCCGCATTGACCACCCGGATGGTCTCAGCAACCCATTCGGATACCTCAGTGAGCTGCGCCGTCTACTCGGCGATGACAAGTGGCTGGTTATCGAGAAGATTCTGGGTGCCGAAGAGCCACTGGATCCAAGGCTCCAGGTTGACGGCACCACGGGTTACGACGCCCTGCGTGAGTTCGACAATGTCTTCGTCAACCGCGACTCCCGAGACGCCATGAGCATGTTGGCTCTGCAGCAGTCCGGCTCAACCTGGGACAAGACTGCCGTGCAGGCAACTGCGCAGGCTCTCAAGCACGATGTCGCTGCTCACGAGCTGGCTGCGGAGGTCCGTCGTCTAGCGCGGGCTCTGCGCCGGGACAACTGGTCTATCAGCGGCACCAGCGTCAGCGATGAAGTGCTTATCGACACCATCTGCAAGCTGGTCGCTGCAATGCCTGTCTACCGTTCGGACTATGTCTCCCTGTCGCGAGTGGCTTCCACGGTCATTGGTGAAATGGCAGCGCGTTTCCCCTCGCGCGTCTTTGCTCTCGACCTCATTTCGGCAGGTTTGGTAGCCGGTGGTGAGGCCGCCACGCGGTTCGCGCAGGTCTGTGGTGCGGTCATGGCAAAGGGTGTCGAAGACACCACCTTCTACCGCGCCTGCCGCCTGATCAGCCTAAACGAAGTCGGCGGTGATCTCGGTCGCTACGGCATGTCGGCAGCGGAATTCCACCTGTTGCAGTCGGAACGTGCTCGCCTCTGGCCACGAACGATGACCACGCTGTCTACTCACGACACCAAGCGCGGCGAAGATGTCCGCGCCCGCATTCTCCAGCTCTCCGATGTCTCCGGCGACTGGGCTGAAAATGTCCGCAACTGGATGGCCATCACCCCCGCCCCGGACGATGCCACCGGCTACTTCCTGCTGCAGAACATCATCGGAGTCTGGCCGACCGACGGCGTAATTACCGATGAACTGCGTGAACGCCTCCACGACTACACCATCAAGGCCATCCGCGAGGCAGATGTGCACACCTCCTGGACGGAGCCGGTCGAGGAGTTCGAACTCGGCATCCGCAGCTGGATCGACGCGCTTCTCGACGGCCCCCTGACCGACTCCATCACAGAGTTCGTCCGCTCCATTGCGCCAGCTGCCCTGACCACGTCTCTGTCGCGCAAGCTCCTCCAGCTTGTCGGCCCCGGCATCCCCGATACCTACCAGGGGACGGAGTTCACAGAGGACTCCCTGGTTGATCCCGACAACCGCCGCTTCGTCGACTACGATGCGCGCGTCGCGGCGCTGGATAAGGTTGCCCGCGATGAGGTCACGTCGGTGACTAAGAGTCCAGAGCACCCAGCTGAGCTGCCGGAGGACTTTACGGATGCCGATGCGGACGTCGCAAAGCTGATGGTGACTCACCACGGCGTGAAGCTGCGTGCGGAGCGCCCGGAGTCCTTCGTCGGCGGTGCCTACCAGCCAGTATTTTCCGTCGGTGTGGGTGAGCGCCATCTGGTCGGTGCAGCGCGTGGACCGAAGGGCGAGCCGGAAGATGTTATCGCGCTGGTGACGCGCCGTCCGCTGGGGCTGCAGCGCGAAGGCGGTTGGGGCGACACTACAGTGACACTTCCCAAGGGATTCTGGACCGACCGTTTCACCGGCCATACCTGGTCGGGTACCATCGCCGTGGCTTCTCTGTTCAGCTCCTTCCCAGTAGCACTGCTGGTACGCGAGGACGATGACGACTAA
- a CDS encoding exonuclease domain-containing protein — MTTTTPSSEPAVVFELTGDTVTITADGLRLTHTINTASTAPAKPLPLADVAEVASASKNGVYTPANRFFPGTVDLGVALPKARVMSHRQAAAQLLADLMAEMAKNPEFYSSADAFTSTLMPWMAQRAAVTEGVSVVEGAGDVVKHSVPFAPLPSGDEVAVSDIAPFAAFDVETANEDTGSIIQLGVAVVRGGKVTERYSWMCRPPKGLEYFDEANVAIHGITAADVAGEPSFPEQLAKFVDVVGDLDVVAHNARFDFTALSRACRAESIPAPKLNFACTYMWARQMQLGLPNLKLPTLAEAAGASLENHHDATADAVACAEVALWLMEHQRATSVADLSKKVSLSLGQIGSGRVRMVRYDPSGVASTGAGTNAGTGASAGAQSGSSTPSRRPRRNAKWDAAKTPDTIPDPNPDADPSGLLYQQRVTLTGDFAPYDKGFLWDKIAFAGANINKGVTKKTTILVAGPWDSVTSKEKRARQLQAEGQEIQIWSEKELFTALGLNPEEDGASEAGGTVEGTPSASDGNNSSESVPLFGSTSLPGDDGMPPF, encoded by the coding sequence ATGACTACGACCACGCCATCCTCCGAGCCCGCCGTCGTCTTCGAGCTCACCGGCGACACGGTGACTATTACCGCAGATGGGCTCCGTCTTACCCACACCATCAACACGGCTAGCACCGCCCCCGCGAAGCCCCTCCCGCTTGCCGACGTTGCCGAGGTCGCATCGGCAAGTAAAAACGGTGTCTACACTCCGGCCAACCGCTTCTTCCCCGGCACGGTAGACCTCGGAGTAGCTTTGCCAAAGGCTCGTGTGATGTCTCATCGCCAGGCAGCAGCGCAGTTGCTGGCAGACCTCATGGCGGAGATGGCCAAGAATCCGGAGTTCTACAGTTCAGCTGATGCTTTTACTTCCACGTTGATGCCGTGGATGGCACAGCGCGCGGCGGTCACCGAAGGCGTGAGTGTGGTTGAGGGCGCGGGCGACGTCGTAAAGCACTCTGTGCCTTTTGCGCCGCTTCCTTCGGGGGATGAGGTTGCGGTGTCGGACATCGCACCGTTTGCGGCGTTCGATGTAGAGACAGCGAACGAAGACACCGGCTCGATTATTCAGCTTGGCGTTGCGGTCGTGCGTGGCGGGAAGGTGACGGAGCGTTATTCCTGGATGTGCCGTCCGCCAAAGGGGTTGGAGTATTTTGATGAAGCCAATGTCGCGATTCATGGCATCACGGCAGCAGATGTGGCCGGTGAGCCGTCATTTCCGGAGCAGCTGGCGAAGTTTGTTGACGTCGTCGGGGATTTGGACGTAGTTGCTCACAATGCGCGGTTTGATTTCACAGCCCTGTCGCGGGCGTGCCGGGCGGAAAGCATTCCAGCACCGAAGTTGAATTTTGCGTGTACTTATATGTGGGCTCGGCAGATGCAGTTGGGGCTGCCCAACTTGAAGCTGCCGACGTTGGCGGAGGCCGCGGGAGCGTCACTGGAGAATCATCATGATGCGACGGCGGATGCGGTCGCATGTGCTGAGGTAGCGCTGTGGTTGATGGAGCACCAGCGCGCGACATCGGTGGCTGATTTGAGCAAGAAGGTCTCGCTGAGCTTGGGCCAGATTGGCAGTGGACGAGTGCGGATGGTGCGCTATGACCCGTCTGGTGTCGCCAGCACTGGAGCCGGAACCAACGCGGGCACTGGTGCTAGTGCTGGTGCGCAGTCCGGCAGTTCCACGCCGTCACGTCGGCCGCGTCGCAATGCGAAATGGGATGCAGCCAAGACACCGGACACCATTCCAGACCCGAATCCGGACGCGGATCCAAGCGGCCTTCTGTACCAGCAGCGTGTGACACTGACGGGCGATTTTGCACCGTATGACAAGGGTTTTCTGTGGGACAAGATTGCCTTTGCAGGTGCGAATATCAATAAGGGTGTTACGAAGAAAACGACCATATTGGTCGCCGGTCCGTGGGATTCGGTGACGTCGAAGGAGAAGAGGGCTCGACAGCTGCAGGCCGAAGGCCAGGAAATCCAGATTTGGAGCGAGAAGGAGCTCTTCACTGCACTCGGGCTGAATCCGGAAGAGGATGGCGCGTCCGAAGCAGGAGGCACTGTGGAAGGGACGCCTAGCGCCAGCGACGGAAACAACTCCAGTGAGTCGGTTCCGCTGTTTGGTTCCACTTCCCTGCCCGGCGATGACGGAATGCCGCCCTTCTAG
- a CDS encoding HigA family addiction module antitoxin yields MSTHPVHPGSILNDNFLEPRHLSIYRLALAIGVPSSTLERFRTGRTAVTTDLANRLSDYFDTEPEYWLNSQAEFNMRASA; encoded by the coding sequence TTGAGCACGCATCCTGTGCACCCTGGTTCTATCTTGAACGATAATTTCCTCGAGCCGCGACACCTCTCTATCTACCGACTGGCTCTTGCCATCGGCGTGCCAAGCTCAACTCTGGAGCGCTTTCGCACCGGCCGCACTGCGGTCACCACTGACCTCGCAAATCGACTGTCCGACTACTTTGACACCGAGCCTGAGTACTGGTTGAACTCTCAGGCGGAGTTTAATATGCGCGCATCTGCGTAA